Proteins found in one Leguminivora glycinivorella isolate SPB_JAAS2020 chromosome 22, LegGlyc_1.1, whole genome shotgun sequence genomic segment:
- the LOC125237758 gene encoding 26S proteasome regulatory subunit 8 codes for MTLTKMDVDPAKGEGFRPYYITKIEELQLVVAEKSQNLRRLQAQRNELNAKVRMLREELQLLQEQGSYVGEVVKPMDKKKVLVKVHPEGKFVVDLDKNVDINDVTANCRVALRNESYTLHKILPNKVDPLVSLMMVEKVPDSTYEMVGGLDKQIKEIKEVIELPVKHPELFDALGIAQPKGVLLYGPPGTGKTLLARAVAHHTECTFIRVSGSELVQKFIGEGSRMVRELFVMAREHAPSIIFMDEIDSIGSSRIESGSGGDSEVQRTMLELLNQLDGFEATKNIKVIMATNRIDILDPALLRPGRIDRKIEFPPPNEEARLDILKIHSRKMNLTRGINLRKIAELMPGASGAEVKGVCTEAGMYALRERRVHVTQEDFEMAVAKVMQKDSEKNMSIKKLWK; via the coding sequence ATGACGCTCACAAAAATGGACGTGGACCCCGCAAAGGGCGAGGGTTTCCGCCCGTACTACATTACGAAGATCGAAGAGCTGCAGTTAGTCGTGGCTGAGAAGTCTCAAAATCTACGGCGTCTGCAAGCTCAAAGGAATGAACTGAACGCTAAAGTACGCATGCTGAGAGAGGAGCTTCAGCTGCTGCAGGAACAAGGTTCGTACGTCGGGGAAGTAGTGAAGCCGATGGACAAGAAGAAAGTTCTAGTAAAAGTCCATCCTGAGGGCAAATTCGTGGTAGATTTGGATAAGAATGTGGACATCAATGATGTCACCGCCAATTGCCGCGTCGCGCTGCGTAACGAGAGCTACACCCTTCATAAGATCTTACCCAACAAAGTTGATCCTCTGGTCTCCCTCATGATGGTCGAAAAGGTCCCAGATTCGACGTACGAGATGGTGGGCGGCTTGGATAAGCAAATCAAGGAAATCAAAGAGGTAATTGAGCTTCCAGTGAAACATCCCGAGCTGTTTGATGCGTTAGGTATTGCGCAGCCTAAAGGTGTGCTTTTGTACGGACCTCCTGGTACTGGAAAGACCTTGCTGGCTCGTGCTGTGGCTCATCATACCGAATGTACTTTCATCCGAGTATCTGGTTCTGAGCTGGTACAGAAATTCATTGGAGAAGGAAGCCGTATGGTAAGAGAACTCTTCGTTATGGCTCGAGAGCATGCCCCATCTATTATTTTCATGGATGAAATTGATTCTATCGGTTCATCTCGTATTGAATCTGGCAGCGGTGGCGATTCTGAGGTCCAGCGTACCATGTTGGAGTTGCTAAACCAGCTTGACGGATTTGAGGCCACTAAAAACATTAAAGTGATCATGGCTACTAACAGGATTGACATCCTAGATCCCGCTTTGCTCCGACCTGGACGTATTGACAGGAAGATTGAGTTCCCTCCACCAAACGAGGAGGCTCGCTTGGACATTCTTAAGATCCACTCCCGCAAGATGAACCTGACAAGAGGTATTAATCTTCGGAAGATTGCCGAGCTGATGCCTGGAGCATCTGGTGCTGAAGTGAAGGGTGTGTGCACCGAGGCTGGTATGTACGCGCTCCGTGAGCGCCGAGTCCATGTCACTCAGGAAGACTTTGAGATGGCCGTGGCTAAAGTCATGCAGAAGGACTCGGAGAAGAATATGTCTATTAAGAAACTGTGGAAGTAA